A single genomic interval of Aegicerativicinus sediminis harbors:
- a CDS encoding ABC transporter permease, with amino-acid sequence MNVSLYIAKRYLFSKSSNNAINIMTGIAAIGTVIASAALFIVLSGFAGLKDFSLEFTSFVDPDLSISPSKGKSFEVSEDQLDNLKRLEGIQGVSLIVAEKSILEVENKRQIVTLKGVDSLFNNVTDVDSLLIGGYWMEPSTPQIVAGGGIANSLSFGVLDFAKRLTIYVPKPGKGQFTSMKGAFRTVRVSNVGIFDINEELNNSVVYANIETVRYLLNYAPNTVTEIELKLGSGSNEAELRQEIASIFTDSVLIKNRAQLNDALYKMLNTENMAVYLIFTLVIIIALFNVIGALIMMILDKKESLNTLFNLGLPVKSIKRVFFLQGSLMTVLGGLFGALLGLVIVVLQQQFDLVMITPSLPYPVAIQAINLVIVIATIVVLGLLASKVASTRISENLVKT; translated from the coding sequence TTGAACGTTTCTCTTTATATTGCCAAAAGATACCTCTTCTCTAAGAGTAGCAACAATGCTATAAACATAATGACGGGCATTGCGGCAATAGGAACAGTAATTGCTTCTGCAGCCTTATTTATTGTTCTTTCTGGCTTTGCCGGTTTAAAAGATTTTAGCCTGGAATTTACATCCTTCGTAGATCCAGATTTAAGCATCTCCCCCAGCAAGGGTAAATCTTTTGAAGTTTCTGAAGATCAATTAGACAATTTAAAACGGCTCGAAGGTATCCAAGGTGTTTCTTTGATTGTGGCCGAAAAATCTATTCTAGAAGTTGAGAATAAACGACAAATTGTAACCCTTAAAGGAGTGGACAGCCTTTTTAATAACGTCACTGATGTCGATTCCCTTTTAATTGGCGGGTACTGGATGGAACCCTCCACTCCTCAAATTGTTGCAGGAGGAGGAATTGCAAATAGCCTTTCTTTTGGTGTTTTAGATTTCGCGAAGCGACTCACCATTTATGTTCCAAAACCGGGGAAAGGGCAATTCACATCTATGAAAGGAGCCTTCAGAACAGTACGGGTTAGCAACGTTGGGATTTTCGATATTAATGAGGAACTAAATAACTCAGTGGTCTATGCTAACATTGAAACCGTTCGTTATTTATTGAATTATGCGCCAAATACGGTAACCGAAATTGAATTGAAATTAGGATCGGGTTCAAACGAGGCAGAGCTTAGACAAGAAATTGCCTCAATTTTCACCGATAGTGTGCTAATTAAAAATAGGGCTCAGCTAAACGATGCGCTATACAAGATGCTCAATACTGAAAACATGGCCGTTTATCTCATATTCACATTAGTGATAATTATTGCCCTTTTCAATGTTATTGGTGCGTTGATTATGATGATCCTAGACAAGAAAGAATCTTTAAACACGCTTTTTAATCTAGGCCTGCCGGTAAAAAGTATTAAAAGAGTGTTTTTCCTGCAAGGAAGTCTAATGACAGTTTTAGGAGGTCTTTTTGGGGCTTTGTTAGGCTTGGTAATTGTAGTGCTTCAGCAACAATTCGATTTAGTAATGATTACACCTTCCCTGCCTTACCCAGTAGCCATTCAAGCGATTAATTTGGTGATAGTAATCGCGACAATTGTGGTTTTAGGTCTATTAGCCTCTAAAGTGGCTTCCACAAGAATTTCTGAAAATCTAGTAAAGACCTAA
- the rbfA gene encoding 30S ribosome-binding factor RbfA, producing the protein MESQRQQKISGVLQEDLADVLQGSATAGGLKGVLISVTKVHVTADLSVAKVYISIFPNDKAKELFQGIKSNTPLIRHELAQRTKNQLRRMPQLEFFIDDSLEYIDGIDKSLKRNENPIENRDLLDKRKKS; encoded by the coding sequence ATGGAAAGCCAAAGACAACAGAAAATATCCGGAGTTCTTCAAGAAGATTTGGCGGATGTATTGCAAGGTTCAGCCACGGCTGGTGGCCTAAAGGGCGTATTAATATCGGTAACAAAGGTTCATGTAACTGCAGATCTGTCGGTTGCCAAGGTCTATATAAGTATATTCCCCAACGATAAGGCAAAGGAATTATTCCAAGGCATTAAATCTAATACTCCTTTAATTAGACACGAATTGGCGCAACGCACCAAAAATCAATTACGACGGATGCCTCAATTGGAATTTTTTATTGATGATTCTTTAGAATATATAGATGGAATTGACAAATCCCTAAAACGCAACGAAAACCCAATTGAAAACAGGGATTTATTGGATAAACGTAAAAAATCCTGA
- a CDS encoding gluconate 2-dehydrogenase subunit 3 family protein, whose protein sequence is MKRRDSLKYIVLGSAAATLPLQGCETKEKEEAVISPPETDEHHYGRTEEEKARDKRLMEETFFTDHEMETITVLAALILPANEKFGSAVDAGVPDFIEFIVKDMPYHQVPMRGGLMWMDHRANSIFGKEFKSLVETEQKQLLDEIAFNDENASDEVKPGIAFFRLMRNLTVTGYYTSEIGLQDLDFKGNTPNVWDGVPEDVLQQHGVAYDPDWLTKCVDQSKRGDIAQWDDEGNLIT, encoded by the coding sequence ATGAAACGAAGAGACAGTTTAAAATATATAGTACTTGGTTCAGCCGCAGCAACGCTTCCATTGCAAGGTTGCGAAACAAAAGAGAAAGAAGAGGCTGTAATAAGCCCTCCAGAAACTGACGAGCATCATTATGGACGCACAGAGGAGGAGAAAGCACGTGATAAACGTTTGATGGAAGAAACTTTCTTTACCGATCATGAAATGGAAACCATTACGGTTTTGGCGGCTCTCATTCTTCCAGCAAATGAAAAATTTGGCAGTGCGGTAGATGCGGGCGTTCCTGACTTTATTGAATTTATTGTGAAAGATATGCCTTACCACCAGGTGCCGATGCGTGGTGGATTAATGTGGATGGACCACCGGGCTAATTCTATATTTGGGAAAGAATTTAAATCTTTGGTTGAAACCGAACAGAAACAACTATTGGATGAAATTGCCTTTAATGACGAAAATGCTTCTGATGAGGTAAAGCCTGGGATTGCATTTTTCCGATTAATGAGAAATTTAACGGTAACAGGCTATTATACTTCTGAAATTGGATTGCAAGATCTCGATTTTAAAGGGAATACTCCTAATGTTTGGGACGGTGTTCCTGAGGATGTATTACAACAACACGGCGTAGCTTATGATCCTGATTGGCTAACAAAATGTGTAGATCAGAGTAAACGAGGTGACATTGCACAATGGGATGATGAGGGTAATTTAATTACTTAA
- the dusB gene encoding tRNA dihydrouridine synthase DusB — translation MVKIDNIELPDFPLLLAPMEDVSDPPFRALCKEQGADVVYTEFISSEGLIRDAAKSVMKLDIYEKERPVGIQIFGANLDSMLQTVDIVQESKPDIIDINFGCPVKKVVCKGAGAGILKDIDLMVSLTKEMVKRTHLPVTVKTRLGWDHNSIRIVEVAERLQDVGCKAISIHGRTRAQMYKGEADWRPIAEVKNNHRMHIPVFGNGDVDSPERAVEMRDDYGLDGAMIGRASIGNPWFFKEVKHYFKTGEHLSPVGIEERVDAARRHLQMSIDWKGEKLGVFETRRHYTNYFKGIPHFKEYRTKLVTSDESVDVFKALDEILEVFGNYEFS, via the coding sequence TTGGTAAAAATAGACAACATAGAACTTCCCGATTTTCCATTATTGCTTGCGCCAATGGAGGATGTAAGTGATCCACCATTCCGTGCTTTGTGCAAGGAACAGGGCGCTGATGTCGTTTATACCGAGTTCATATCGAGCGAAGGTCTTATTCGTGATGCGGCAAAAAGCGTCATGAAGCTTGACATCTACGAAAAGGAGAGGCCTGTGGGGATTCAGATTTTCGGCGCCAACTTAGACAGTATGTTACAAACTGTAGATATTGTCCAAGAATCAAAGCCTGATATTATTGATATTAATTTTGGATGTCCTGTTAAGAAGGTGGTCTGTAAAGGGGCAGGAGCGGGAATTCTTAAAGATATCGATTTAATGGTGTCTCTTACCAAGGAAATGGTGAAGCGCACCCACTTGCCAGTTACAGTAAAAACTAGATTGGGGTGGGACCATAATTCCATTCGAATTGTTGAAGTTGCAGAACGTTTGCAGGATGTCGGTTGTAAGGCTATCTCCATTCACGGCAGAACAAGGGCTCAAATGTATAAAGGAGAAGCTGATTGGAGACCGATTGCTGAGGTTAAGAATAACCATAGAATGCATATCCCTGTTTTTGGAAATGGTGATGTTGATTCCCCAGAAAGAGCAGTGGAAATGCGAGACGATTATGGATTGGACGGGGCAATGATTGGCAGGGCTTCTATAGGCAACCCTTGGTTTTTTAAAGAGGTTAAACATTATTTTAAGACCGGAGAACATCTTTCCCCTGTTGGCATTGAGGAACGTGTGGATGCCGCAAGACGGCATTTGCAGATGTCAATAGATTGGAAAGGGGAGAAACTGGGGGTTTTTGAAACGCGCAGACACTACACGAATTACTTTAAGGGAATTCCTCATTTTAAGGAATATCGTACAAAATTGGTGACTAGTGATGAATCGGTAGACGTGTTTAAAGCCTTAGATGAAATATTGGAGGTTTTTGGCAATTACGAATTCAGTTAG
- a CDS encoding site-specific integrase yields the protein MAKTGITLLQTQAQRKLRSNMREIFISYAHKGRRTHFFTGKNIDVKYWNKKDQQAKKSLPGHHRFNMFINKRKQKVEDIANSILLEDGNPTIELVRSVYEGKRKERDKANTLSFHQYLEKFINDSKVTKKEGTIKTYRTAQNQLKSYERYAREKLDWHSFDMDFYWDFMEYYNDFQGLTNNGFGRTIKILKAVLNSAVENGYSNNIEFRKKQFRAVKERVNDIYLDEDELLDIINLDLSFDPSLERARDLLIFAAYTGLRFSDLNNLKPENISGNIIRIKTLKTGEYVSIPLYPQAKDVMAKYPNRPNRVPKPFTNQTMNRHLKEIGRLAGIKTKILKIRNCGTKRIEQSLEKYEMITTHTARRSFATNMIKRGLPTRLVMMVTGHTTEAAFNSYIKISNDENAELLLRYFNQNKVGIDNNKLTALAAQTIN from the coding sequence ATGGCAAAGACAGGAATAACATTATTACAGACGCAGGCCCAAAGAAAGCTTAGAAGTAACATGCGGGAAATTTTTATAAGCTATGCTCATAAGGGGAGACGGACGCATTTCTTTACTGGTAAAAATATTGATGTTAAATATTGGAATAAGAAAGATCAGCAGGCTAAAAAAAGTTTACCTGGCCATCACCGGTTTAACATGTTTATTAATAAAAGGAAACAAAAGGTAGAAGATATTGCAAATTCAATATTACTTGAAGATGGAAATCCTACCATTGAACTTGTTCGGTCTGTCTACGAGGGCAAGAGGAAAGAAAGAGATAAAGCCAACACACTTTCTTTTCACCAATACCTTGAGAAGTTCATTAATGACTCTAAGGTTACCAAGAAAGAAGGTACTATAAAAACGTATCGAACAGCCCAAAACCAACTCAAAAGCTACGAACGTTATGCAAGAGAAAAACTGGATTGGCATAGCTTCGATATGGATTTCTATTGGGATTTTATGGAATACTACAATGATTTCCAGGGATTAACAAACAATGGGTTTGGAAGGACAATAAAAATTCTTAAGGCAGTACTCAATAGCGCTGTGGAGAATGGTTACAGTAACAATATTGAATTCAGAAAGAAGCAATTTCGTGCTGTGAAGGAGCGTGTAAACGATATTTATCTGGACGAAGATGAATTGCTGGATATAATCAATCTGGATTTATCATTCGACCCATCTTTAGAAAGAGCACGTGATCTATTAATCTTTGCCGCCTACACAGGTCTACGGTTTAGCGATTTAAATAACCTTAAGCCTGAAAATATATCTGGAAACATAATTCGAATAAAAACGTTGAAAACAGGTGAATATGTATCAATTCCACTATATCCACAGGCGAAAGATGTCATGGCTAAATATCCAAACCGACCTAATCGGGTTCCCAAGCCATTTACCAACCAAACGATGAACCGTCACCTTAAGGAAATTGGAAGATTGGCTGGGATCAAAACAAAGATTTTAAAGATTCGAAATTGTGGCACAAAGCGTATTGAACAATCTTTGGAAAAATATGAGATGATAACAACCCATACCGCTCGAAGGTCTTTTGCAACAAATATGATTAAAAGAGGACTTCCGACCAGGTTAGTGATGATGGTTACTGGCCACACAACAGAGGCTGCATTCAATAGTTATATTAAGATTTCCAATGATGAAAATGCAGAATTGTTGTTACGCTATTTCAACCAAAACAAAGTTGGTATCGATAATAATAAATTGACAGCTCTTGCAGCACAAACAATTAACTGA
- the mce gene encoding methylmalonyl-CoA epimerase: MFGKIEHIGIAVANLKESNKLYEKLLGTSHYKTEEVVAEGVLTSFFKAGPNKIELLEATKSESPIAKFIEKKGEGIHHIAFAVDDIREELARLEAEGFVLLNKEPKKGADNKLVAFVHPKSANGVLIELCQEIND, from the coding sequence ATGTTCGGAAAAATTGAGCATATAGGCATTGCCGTTGCAAATCTTAAAGAATCCAATAAATTATATGAAAAGCTTCTGGGCACTTCCCATTATAAAACCGAGGAAGTAGTTGCAGAAGGGGTTTTGACCTCCTTTTTTAAAGCTGGACCAAATAAGATTGAATTGTTAGAGGCAACAAAGAGCGAAAGTCCAATCGCTAAATTTATTGAAAAAAAAGGCGAGGGAATACACCATATTGCCTTTGCTGTCGACGATATTAGGGAGGAACTTGCCCGCTTGGAAGCAGAGGGATTTGTGTTGTTAAACAAAGAGCCAAAAAAAGGAGCAGACAATAAACTAGTCGCCTTCGTTCACCCAAAATCTGCAAATGGTGTTTTAATAGAACTGTGTCAAGAAATAAATGATTAA
- a CDS encoding 3'-5' exonuclease family protein, with the protein MVRKKKFSIERMQWRPYVVDQNDKGEWIITIPTYYFIEFLAELGYRYTMYQNKAQVIRVIDKVIYFFEDYSEIIETIKKWFKENSENGEIEGVSVDSIFTKLMNKTPMLFSWINLKFLPLVSIKLLKDRADTVYIPFKNVVLEVRGNQIKCIKYRKLKGHILATDILPRKFVEIKEPRLFSTCPFTVFLFNAMNRDIKRFVCMLNTTGYLLSRYQVPSQMKAVILMDEGINELNSAMGGRGKTLFTNGLTKIRNLVPISGKDFDSRYNFAFQRIDHSTDIMLVNDAKPDLDISDFFVRITDGFSVHKKYEKEFVIQMEDMPKTVITTNYVVKAPSGNSSERRMHQIEFSDYYGKDRTVYDDLGHHLFEDWTAKQWSLFDLFMIQCIMHYLRHGLLTPPQINIAERRAIMEIGIETMEYLDSKSAEKNKHHKGELYKEFVTGGYIDAKYKPSRRTFIIKVKKFLDYKNLPYREVPSGTKSFIEIISDDDHDNYSTIDDINTDYRTVDTENKITRMINLMEKHFNTIDDPILALDFETDGLDVHTNEPVSLALSFKPKTGFNIILPKNIVKRNKLIAPIINYLEDDSITKVMHNAKFDLKFFEKLGIRLKGEVHDTMILDYVIDPTSKSHGLKQIASKHLNYKMIDYKTMSEGKDIKDVDTARLTRYAVEDADITLQLYHLLKNKIL; encoded by the coding sequence ATGGTTAGAAAGAAAAAATTCTCGATTGAACGTATGCAATGGCGTCCTTATGTGGTTGACCAAAATGATAAAGGTGAATGGATAATTACGATTCCGACTTATTACTTCATTGAATTCTTAGCCGAGCTAGGTTATCGATATACCATGTACCAGAATAAGGCCCAAGTGATTAGGGTGATTGATAAAGTTATTTATTTCTTTGAGGACTATTCAGAAATCATCGAAACAATAAAAAAATGGTTTAAAGAAAATTCTGAAAACGGAGAAATAGAAGGTGTTTCAGTTGATTCAATTTTTACCAAACTGATGAACAAAACACCGATGTTGTTCAGCTGGATCAACCTTAAATTTCTTCCCTTAGTTTCAATTAAACTTTTGAAGGATAGAGCAGACACTGTCTATATCCCTTTTAAAAATGTCGTTTTAGAGGTAAGAGGCAATCAAATCAAATGTATTAAGTATAGAAAGTTAAAGGGACATATCCTTGCTACCGATATACTGCCACGAAAATTTGTTGAAATAAAAGAACCTCGTCTATTTTCTACCTGCCCATTCACAGTTTTCCTTTTCAATGCTATGAATAGAGATATCAAACGTTTTGTTTGCATGTTAAATACGACAGGTTATTTGCTATCTCGGTATCAGGTTCCTTCACAAATGAAAGCGGTAATACTTATGGATGAAGGGATAAATGAGCTTAACTCTGCCATGGGCGGCAGGGGTAAAACACTTTTTACTAATGGCCTTACCAAAATACGCAATTTGGTTCCAATCTCAGGTAAGGATTTTGATAGCAGGTACAATTTTGCATTTCAAAGAATAGATCATTCCACTGACATTATGTTGGTGAATGACGCTAAGCCGGATTTAGACATTTCAGATTTCTTTGTGCGCATTACCGATGGCTTTTCTGTCCACAAAAAATATGAGAAGGAGTTTGTTATTCAAATGGAGGATATGCCTAAAACGGTTATCACTACCAACTATGTTGTTAAGGCTCCATCTGGAAATTCCAGTGAGAGGCGAATGCACCAAATCGAATTTAGTGACTACTATGGCAAGGACAGAACGGTTTATGATGATCTAGGCCATCATTTATTCGAGGATTGGACCGCTAAACAATGGTCGTTGTTCGATTTGTTCATGATCCAGTGCATCATGCATTATCTCAGACATGGATTATTGACACCTCCACAGATAAATATTGCTGAGAGACGTGCCATAATGGAAATTGGCATTGAAACAATGGAATATTTGGATTCTAAGTCCGCTGAAAAAAACAAACATCATAAGGGTGAGCTGTACAAGGAATTTGTAACTGGCGGCTATATAGATGCCAAGTATAAACCTTCACGAAGGACTTTTATAATAAAGGTTAAAAAATTCCTGGATTATAAGAACCTACCCTACAGAGAGGTTCCTTCTGGCACTAAATCCTTTATAGAAATTATAAGCGATGACGACCATGATAACTACTCTACGATTGACGACATCAACACAGACTATAGGACAGTAGACACAGAGAACAAGATTACTAGGATGATTAATCTGATGGAAAAACATTTCAACACCATAGACGACCCAATACTTGCACTTGATTTTGAAACGGATGGTTTGGACGTTCACACCAATGAACCTGTGAGTCTTGCATTATCGTTTAAACCTAAGACCGGATTTAACATTATTCTTCCAAAAAATATAGTGAAGCGTAATAAGCTAATTGCCCCAATTATAAATTACCTCGAGGATGATAGCATTACAAAGGTGATGCACAACGCAAAATTTGACCTTAAGTTCTTCGAAAAATTAGGAATTCGTCTTAAAGGAGAAGTGCATGATACCATGATTTTGGATTATGTAATAGATCCCACCTCTAAATCTCATGGGCTTAAACAAATTGCATCTAAGCACCTCAACTATAAAATGATTGACTATAAAACGATGAGTGAAGGTAAAGATATTAAGGATGTCGACACAGCAAGGCTTACCAGATATGCTGTTGAGGACGCGGATATAACCCTCCAACTTTACCACCTATTAAAAAACAAAATATTATGA
- a CDS encoding DNA polymerase: MKATYDLERKLVEVVTKMEFVGICIDAKLRNQCKVELESLRDELLQQISTFTTGDFNINSTKDLSGLLFGTLGITPKIEKSNNSGNYPVDKIHLLKLVEQHEIIPFILKYRKVCALLKFCTQLEKVNPVTNRLHTQFNQIGTDTGRFSSSKPNLQNIPNPKSKNPDDRLLTIEGEFRQMFIPKNGWLFVCADYSQIELRIMAHYSQDPFLLKAYELNQDLHKLTASQIYNVKFDQVTDQQRNIAKSINFGLIYGKTAYGLAPDLTRITGNHHTHEEAQKIIDAYFEKLPAVKNCLNSFIDQADNLGYSETYLGRRRPIPQLASNKTSEREAGKRIAMNTPIQGTAADIIKMAMVKCDDAIKKEGLKAKLLLTVHDELLFEAPKSEQQEMEQLVRENMENAAKLLVQLKVDLKTGNNWAEVH, encoded by the coding sequence ATGAAAGCAACTTATGACCTTGAAAGGAAACTTGTTGAAGTGGTCACCAAAATGGAGTTTGTCGGGATCTGTATAGATGCCAAATTACGAAACCAATGTAAAGTGGAGCTTGAATCACTTAGGGATGAGCTATTACAACAAATTTCAACATTTACTACAGGCGATTTCAACATCAACAGCACCAAGGATCTCAGCGGCTTATTATTTGGGACACTTGGCATAACGCCAAAAATTGAGAAATCAAACAATAGCGGTAATTATCCGGTCGACAAAATCCACCTTTTAAAACTGGTAGAACAGCACGAAATTATTCCTTTCATATTAAAGTACAGAAAGGTTTGTGCGCTTTTAAAATTCTGTACACAACTAGAGAAGGTAAACCCAGTAACAAATCGTCTACATACGCAGTTTAACCAGATTGGAACAGATACGGGACGCTTTTCTTCCAGTAAACCTAACCTGCAAAATATTCCAAACCCAAAATCGAAAAATCCAGATGACAGGTTACTAACTATTGAGGGGGAATTCAGGCAAATGTTCATACCTAAAAACGGGTGGCTATTTGTGTGTGCCGACTATTCACAGATCGAGTTGAGGATTATGGCACATTATAGCCAAGACCCTTTCCTTCTTAAAGCATATGAACTGAACCAAGACCTCCATAAGTTAACAGCGTCACAAATTTATAATGTCAAATTCGACCAGGTCACTGACCAACAGCGTAACATAGCCAAATCAATAAATTTTGGATTAATCTACGGAAAGACTGCATATGGCCTAGCCCCAGACCTAACGCGGATTACTGGAAATCATCACACCCATGAAGAAGCTCAGAAGATAATAGACGCCTACTTTGAAAAGCTTCCAGCTGTTAAAAACTGTCTGAACTCTTTTATAGATCAGGCGGACAATTTAGGATATAGCGAGACCTATTTGGGCAGAAGGCGACCCATTCCGCAATTGGCCTCTAATAAAACCTCTGAGCGCGAAGCGGGAAAACGCATTGCTATGAATACTCCAATACAAGGAACTGCAGCAGACATCATTAAGATGGCGATGGTAAAATGTGATGATGCAATAAAAAAAGAAGGTCTAAAAGCTAAATTACTGCTGACAGTGCACGATGAACTTCTTTTTGAAGCACCCAAGTCCGAGCAGCAGGAAATGGAACAATTAGTACGTGAAAATATGGAAAATGCAGCCAAGCTTTTAGTTCAGCTAAAAGTTGACTTGAAGACAGGAAATAATTGGGCGGAAGTCCACTAA
- a CDS encoding GMC family oxidoreductase: MQIKESPEVYDVIIVGSGAGGGMATKVLAEAGLNIAVVEAGPFFDPADPKQMTQLKWPYESPRRGAGTVRPFGDFDSAYGGWEIDGEPYTMKDGTKFDWFRSRMLGGRTNHWGRISLRFSERDFKHKSVDGLGEDWPIGYEDVKPYYDKVDKLIGVFGTKENLPNEPDGFFLPPPKPRLHELFYIKGAKKSNVPVIPSRMSMLTKRINEDRGICFYCGQCSRACSVYADFSSGTCLIFPAQKNGGKVKLYVNCMVREVTTDSEGKATGVSYISKDDRKEYKLKGKIVILAASACSSARILLNSKSKAHPNGLGNSSDIVGKYLHDSTGGDLGAFVPDLMNRKTYNESGVGGMHVYSPWWLDNKNLDFPRGYHIEVWGGLGMPSYGFGFDFNALNRFFGIKTGGYGESIRQDVKKYYGATVGMSGRGEAIALKDNYCEIDPNVTDEFGIPVLRFHYKWSDFERKQAKHMQDTFEEIIHNMGGELLWNKGTKENDYGLTNPGQIIHEVGTTRMGDNPNTSVVNEFNQMHDVDNVFIVDAGPFVSQADKNPTWTILALSWRASDYIVDQLKKQNI, translated from the coding sequence ATGCAAATAAAAGAATCGCCTGAAGTCTATGATGTAATTATTGTAGGATCTGGTGCCGGAGGAGGAATGGCAACAAAAGTGTTGGCTGAAGCGGGTTTAAATATAGCAGTGGTCGAAGCCGGACCGTTTTTCGACCCCGCCGACCCCAAACAAATGACCCAATTGAAATGGCCTTATGAATCGCCTCGAAGAGGAGCAGGGACAGTAAGACCTTTCGGAGATTTCGACAGTGCCTATGGTGGCTGGGAAATCGACGGTGAACCATATACCATGAAAGATGGCACCAAATTCGATTGGTTTCGTTCTCGTATGCTGGGGGGAAGAACCAATCACTGGGGACGTATTTCACTTAGGTTTAGCGAAAGAGATTTTAAGCACAAAAGTGTTGACGGGCTTGGTGAAGATTGGCCAATTGGTTATGAGGACGTGAAACCTTATTACGATAAAGTAGACAAACTAATAGGGGTTTTTGGGACCAAAGAAAACTTACCGAATGAGCCTGATGGGTTTTTCTTGCCGCCACCAAAACCCAGACTCCATGAATTGTTCTATATAAAAGGGGCAAAAAAATCGAATGTTCCGGTGATACCTTCACGGATGTCGATGCTTACAAAGCGAATTAATGAAGATAGAGGAATTTGTTTTTATTGTGGCCAGTGTAGTAGAGCGTGTTCTGTGTATGCTGATTTTTCATCTGGGACCTGCTTAATATTTCCAGCCCAGAAAAATGGTGGAAAGGTTAAGCTTTACGTAAACTGTATGGTCCGTGAGGTAACTACTGATTCTGAAGGTAAGGCAACAGGAGTTTCTTATATCAGTAAGGACGACAGAAAAGAATACAAACTAAAAGGAAAAATAGTCATCTTAGCCGCTTCCGCTTGTAGTTCGGCTAGGATTTTGTTGAATTCAAAAAGCAAAGCCCATCCTAATGGCTTAGGAAATAGCAGTGATATAGTTGGTAAATACCTTCATGATTCCACTGGTGGAGATTTAGGAGCTTTTGTTCCTGATCTCATGAATCGAAAAACATATAATGAAAGCGGCGTTGGCGGTATGCATGTATATTCGCCTTGGTGGTTAGACAATAAAAATTTAGATTTCCCTAGAGGTTATCATATCGAAGTTTGGGGAGGTTTAGGAATGCCGAGCTATGGTTTTGGTTTCGACTTTAACGCCCTCAATAGATTCTTTGGAATAAAAACGGGTGGTTATGGAGAAAGCATTCGCCAAGATGTGAAGAAATACTATGGAGCTACTGTGGGTATGTCAGGAAGAGGAGAAGCAATTGCACTAAAAGATAATTATTGTGAGATAGACCCTAATGTAACGGACGAGTTTGGTATACCAGTATTGCGATTCCATTACAAATGGAGCGATTTTGAGCGAAAGCAGGCAAAACACATGCAAGATACCTTTGAAGAAATTATTCATAACATGGGCGGCGAACTACTTTGGAATAAAGGAACCAAAGAAAACGATTATGGTTTAACGAATCCAGGACAGATAATACATGAAGTAGGTACGACCAGGATGGGTGACAATCCTAATACGTCAGTGGTAAATGAGTTTAACCAAATGCACGATGTAGATAATGTATTTATAGTTGATGCCGGACCATTCGTTTCACAAGCCGATAAAAATCCGACCTGGACAATTTTAGCCTTATCATGGCGCGCATCTGATTATATAGTGGATCAATTGAAAAAACAAAATATTTAA